The DNA region TTGGCGAAAGGTTCATCAAGAATGAGTAGCTCGGGCTTTTGCATTAAGGCGGCAGCAATGCCCACTTTGTTTTGGTTCCCCTTGCTAAAATCGCGGATGTATTTCCCGCTATTTAATATTTCGCCATTAAAAAATTCGTTGTACTGAGTCAAATAGGCGGCCACGTCAGCAACGCTCAGGTTATTTAAACTTCCAATAAATGTAAAATATTCTTCCGGCGTCAAATAGTCAATAAGGAAGCCTTCATCCAAAAAAGAGGCTGTGTAATTTTTCCAGTTACCGCTTTGCATCACGCTTTCGCCTTTTGATAAAACTTCTCCTTCGCTCGGGCGGATCAAATCTAACAACATACGGAAGAAGGTGGTTTTTCCTGCACCATTGTTCCCTACCAGGCCGATGGTTTCGCCCTGTTCGATTTGCAAATGGTCGATATTTACAACGGTTTTATCGCCGTAAACCTTTTTCAAATTTTTTACTTCTAAAATCATAATTATTCTCTAAAGCCCTCGGCTATTTTATAACGTTGTTGTTCTAATCTTTTTACGATGAAATTTACCCAAAAGCCCCGCATCAAAAGCATGATAATACCTACTAACGACACGGCAAATAATCCCCAATATGGCATATCCAATAGTCCAAACGGCATGTAGATTAGCATAGGGACCAGAATAAAAGGGAAACCCAGTATCCATTGCGTTGCGCCAACACCCTGCCAGTTAAAACTCGCACTTTTGGTAATATCAAGTCGCTTATAGTTCATTGTGGCGAAATACAAAATCATTACTGTACCAAAGCCGATGTTGCATAAATAGGCTGCCAGATGCAGCAAAAGCAGCTTAGGGCTTAAAAAACCGTAGAAACTGGCCAGCAGGGTTATTATGGTAGAGGCGATGGTGAAAAGTAAAAACTTAGCCTTGATGTAATCTTTAAGGTCGATTTTGTTGCTCAACAAACCATCGAAATGGGCGCTTTGCCAGCCGAACATAAACTGTCCGTAGGTAATAATCGAGATACCCGTCATAAAAATAGCTGCAAAAATCATTTTGCCAAACGAATCTGAATCAATCAGTGGCTGCTTGTAGAAAATGAATCCGTAAAACAGAAAAAAGAAAGCCATAAGCACTGATGAACGCGGGCGCTTATGCCGCAAAATTAGTTTCAGCTCTAATGCTGCCAAAACGCCTACCTTGCCAAAACGATTTAGAAAAGCATAATCGGTACTTACCTTTTTCTCTTGTTTACTGCCCAGCTCTTCTACATAAAGGTTGCTGGCGAGGAAATTAGAATTTATCTTAAAGATAGCAAATGCCGCAATGGTAAACCCGAAGCCCAGATAAGGGTGCTGTGCAACCGCCCTGAAAACATAATCGGAAGCTGCCATTAATGAAATAACCTTAAAGTATTCTAACGCAGCAAACGCTGCAATAATGACTAAACCACATAAGGTATAAACTACGTTTGTAATAGATTTTCTTTTCAGGTATAAAATCAAATAGTTATTAAAAATAGTAATTGAAATTACCGAAATAACGTACATTACAGTTGCAAAGGCGCCATATTCAACTCTTATTTCGGTAAAAATAAAAGGGAAGAAAAGAAAAAGAGGCCAAAGATTAAATGCAGAAAAAAGGGCCTTAACATTTAAGAAACTGATGATTTTAGTTTTCTTTATTTTTAAGTGCAAATAAGGGATTATACTTAAGGTAGGCAGCTCTTGCAATTGCAGGCGCATTAAAAAGTCGATGGCAAAATAGTAAAGAATAATTCCGTTAAAACTTTTAAAAATATCCTGTCCCTTAAAAACCTCTGGCAAAAACATGGCCATTGTAAAGCCGATTCCTACTGCAACCGTGAGAAAGTACAGCATAAAAAAGCCGAGAACCACTTGTGCAGCAATACTGCCGCCCCGGTTCCGCGAACGCCAAAAGGATTTCCTTTGATGGCTTAAAAAAGTGCTCAGCATAAATAGTTTAGGTATTAGTTTGTTTATTAGTAGCTATTTTTAAGTAATTGTTACAGCTAGTGTTATGTTAAAGGTGCTTTTTCAGGCTGAGCCTTTCGGCTTCACTCAAGATAAACCTAGTCGAAGCCTAGTGTATTTGCCCTTCAACTCAGCCTGTATTGAGCCTTTCGGCTACGCTCAAGCTGAACTCCAGTCGAAATGCTCAGGGCGACATTTATTACGGCATTTTACGATTAAAATAACACTAATAATTGTATTTATTTTTCCAGTTTTGTTTCAGTTTTTCACGCAGTTTTTCTTCTGCTGGGTTTTTGCCCGGATCGTACAGTTTGGTTCCGCTCAATTCTTCCGGAAAGTATTCTTGCGCCTCGAAATTACCCTCGTATCCGTGCGAATATTTGTAATCTTTTCCATAGCCAATATTTTTCATCAGCTTGGTCGGTGCGTTTCGGATGTGTAATGGAACGGGCAGGTTTCCGGTTTGCTTAACCAGGGCCTGTGCCTTGTTAATGGCCTCGTAAGCGGCATTGCTTTTCGGCGAACTGGCCAAATAGGTAACGCATTGCGATAAAATGATCCTTGCCTCCGGATAGCCGATTACATTAACTGCGGTGAAGCAATTGTTTGCCAACAGCAAGGCGTTGGGGTTTGCATTCCCAATATCTTCTGAGGATAGAATCAGCAATCGGCGGGCAATAAATAATGGATCTTCGCCGCCCTCAATCATTCTGGCGAGCCAATAAACGGCAGCATTCGGATCGCTTCCACGGATGGATTTGATAAAGGCAGAAATGATATCGTAATGTTGCTCTCCTGCCTTGTCGTACAAAGCCAGGTTCTGCTGGGCATGTGCAAGTACATTTTCGTTGGTTAGTGTAATTTTGTCTCCACCGATGCCATTAATGGCAATTTCCAAAACATTTAAAAGCTTACGGGCGTCGCCACCGCTTAAACGAATCAGGGCTTCATGCTCTTTAATGGTAATCTTCTTTTGGGCCAGCAGGGCGTCTTTCTTTATCGCTGTTTGCAGCAACCCGGCCAATTCTTCTTCGGTTAGCGATTTAAGAATATACACCTGGCAGCGGGAAAGCAAAGCGGAAATAACCTCAAAAGAAGGGTTTTCTGTTGTTGCACCAATTAATGTAACCAGACCACGCTCAACGGCGCCGAGCAAACTATCTTGCTGCGATTTGCTAAAACGGTGAATTTCATCAATAAACAAAATCGGCAGACCCAAAAAGCTATCTTTTAACTGTGCGGCTTTATCAATTACCTCACGAATATCTTTAACGCCACTGTTGATGGCGCTGAGATTAAAGAAAGGTCTGTCTAATGCTTGCGAAATAATGTAGGCTAAAGTTGTTTTACCAACGCCGGGCGGCCCCCAAAAAATCATCGATGGCAACTGGCTGCTTTCAATGGCCTTACGCAAAACTGCACCAGCACCAACCAAATGCTTTTGCCCTACGTATTCATCGAGGTTTTGAGGGCGCATTCTTTCGGCTAAAGGGGCTTGGCTTTGCATATGGTAAATATAGTAAAAATGAGATTTGTCGGGCGCATTTTGCTACAAATTTTAGCGCTGTGGTTACATTGGTTTATTTGATCTAAACACAACCCCAGCGTTATTTCTGCCAAGGCCAGTTATTTTGAGTTTTCTTTCAAAGAAAAGCCTAATAGATTTTGAGTGCCTTTTGTAGCCCAAGTTTTGCATGTATAGGTAAGATTTAAACAGTAAGCGCTAAGTTTTGTTTACTTTTAGTAGCTGTACCGGCAAAGCGTAACTAAATGGTTGAACCTGGATTTGGCGGCGCTTATTTAAAACTCAATTATTGGAATATGAAAGATAACTTTTCTACACAGGCGGCAGAATATGCCATTTACCGCCCCACCTATCCGCAGGAAATGTTCGACTATCTTTTGAGTTTAACAGACGGCCGAACCGCCGCATGGGATTGCGCTACAGGAAATGGACAAGTAGCGAGGGTTTTAGCGCAGCATTTTGAAAATGTTTATGCCACTGATATAAGCGAAAAGCAGATCAGTCAGGCTTTAAAGCTGCCCAATATTGTGTACAATGTTGAGCCTGCGGAAAAGGTAAGCGTTGCCGACAACTGCTTCGACCTGGTTACTGTGGCGCAAGCAATCCATTGGTTTAATTTCGATGGATTTTATAATGAAGTTAAA from Pedobacter endophyticus includes:
- a CDS encoding ABC transporter ATP-binding protein; the encoded protein is MILEVKNLKKVYGDKTVVNIDHLQIEQGETIGLVGNNGAGKTTFFRMLLDLIRPSEGEVLSKGESVMQSGNWKNYTASFLDEGFLIDYLTPEEYFTFIGSLNNLSVADVAAYLTQYNEFFNGEILNSGKYIRDFSKGNQNKVGIAAALMQKPELLILDEPFANLDPTTQIRLKKLLKEYPGNMTTFISSHDLNHVTDVCKRIILVEKGQVIKDFRTDENTLKELESYFSA
- a CDS encoding DUF5687 family protein, with translation MLSTFLSHQRKSFWRSRNRGGSIAAQVVLGFFMLYFLTVAVGIGFTMAMFLPEVFKGQDIFKSFNGIILYYFAIDFLMRLQLQELPTLSIIPYLHLKIKKTKIISFLNVKALFSAFNLWPLFLFFPFIFTEIRVEYGAFATVMYVISVISITIFNNYLILYLKRKSITNVVYTLCGLVIIAAFAALEYFKVISLMAASDYVFRAVAQHPYLGFGFTIAAFAIFKINSNFLASNLYVEELGSKQEKKVSTDYAFLNRFGKVGVLAALELKLILRHKRPRSSVLMAFFFLFYGFIFYKQPLIDSDSFGKMIFAAIFMTGISIITYGQFMFGWQSAHFDGLLSNKIDLKDYIKAKFLLFTIASTIITLLASFYGFLSPKLLLLHLAAYLCNIGFGTVMILYFATMNYKRLDITKSASFNWQGVGATQWILGFPFILVPMLIYMPFGLLDMPYWGLFAVSLVGIIMLLMRGFWVNFIVKRLEQQRYKIAEGFRE
- a CDS encoding replication-associated recombination protein A; translated protein: MQSQAPLAERMRPQNLDEYVGQKHLVGAGAVLRKAIESSQLPSMIFWGPPGVGKTTLAYIISQALDRPFFNLSAINSGVKDIREVIDKAAQLKDSFLGLPILFIDEIHRFSKSQQDSLLGAVERGLVTLIGATTENPSFEVISALLSRCQVYILKSLTEEELAGLLQTAIKKDALLAQKKITIKEHEALIRLSGGDARKLLNVLEIAINGIGGDKITLTNENVLAHAQQNLALYDKAGEQHYDIISAFIKSIRGSDPNAAVYWLARMIEGGEDPLFIARRLLILSSEDIGNANPNALLLANNCFTAVNVIGYPEARIILSQCVTYLASSPKSNAAYEAINKAQALVKQTGNLPVPLHIRNAPTKLMKNIGYGKDYKYSHGYEGNFEAQEYFPEELSGTKLYDPGKNPAEEKLREKLKQNWKNKYNY